One Rosa chinensis cultivar Old Blush chromosome 5, RchiOBHm-V2, whole genome shotgun sequence genomic region harbors:
- the LOC112201439 gene encoding cold and drought-regulated protein CORA yields the protein MAFSKTILLVALVFAVLLISSEVSAHENSDHFHGNDHGHGGHGHGGHGHGGEGGHGHGGHGGHGGHGGHGGRGGHGGHGPGAHETEN from the exons ATGGCATTCTCAAAGACTATTCTTCTCGTTGCCCTTGTCTTTGCTGTTCTCCTCATCTCCTCTGAGGTCTCAGCTCATG AAAATTCTGACCACTTCCACGGCAACGATCATGGACATGGTGGCCATGGACATGGAGGACATGGACATGGAGGCGAAGGAGGACATGGACATGGAGGACATGGAGGACACGGAGGACATGGTGGCCATGGAGGCCGTGGAGGGCACGGAGGGCACGGACCTGGTGCTCATGAAACTGAGAATTAG